DNA from Chloroflexaceae bacterium:
ACGAGCGCATCGGGGCCCAACGAGGGCGGCAACACGCCACGGGCCTCGGCGCTGGTTGGCGGCGCGCTGTGCAAAGCCCAGAGATACAGGCGCTCCAGGGGACTCTCCAGCGGTTCAAGGGCCATAATCGTCACGTCGGCGTCGAGGAGCATCCGCAACACGGTTGCCTGCAACGCGGGCGTGTTGGGGCTAAGACGCACGCCCTGGGCATCGCAGCGCACATTGCCGCCCAGACTCTCCAGTTGCGCCTGCAGCTCCGGATCAAGCTCGCTAACGCGGATGCGCACGCTGTTAGCCACGTCCCGCAGGTCGCACATCCGCGCCTCGGCGGCAATGCGCCCGCCCGCCAGCACGCCCACCCGGTCGCAGAGTAGTTCCACCTCCTGCAAGTAGTGGGTGCAGAGAAAGATAGTATGGCCGCGATCCCGCACGCTGGCGAGCAGTTCAATCACTTCACGCTGCCCGGCCAGATCGAGGCCGCTGGTCGGCTCGTCAATCAGCAGCAGGTCCGGGTCGCTCAACAGCGCCTGTGCGACGCCGAGACGCTGGAGCATGCCTTTGGAGTAGGTGCCGAGGCTGCGGTCGGCGGCCGCCAGTAACCCTACAGTTGCCAGTTCCCGTTCGACGCGCTCGCGCAGGGTCACCCCGCTCAGGCCGCTGAATTGTCCCAGAAAGCGCAGGTATTCGCGAGCAGTGTAGCGGGTGTGATACCGTTGCCGTTCGGGAATGTAGCCGATACGCGGGCGTACCCGTTCCAGATTCGCGCTGCCGAGGAGGCGGAGGCGCCCCTGATTGGGCCGCAGGAAGCCCATCATCAGATGGATGAGCGTCGTTTTCCCGGCCCCGTTTGGCCCGAGGAGTCCATAAACCTCTCCCGCCGCGACGCGCAGGTTCAGCGCCTGCAGCACCGGCAGGCTGCCATAGGCTTTATGCAACTCCTCGATCTCAATGACGTTGCTCACGTGTTCCTCAATAACCGCTCGGCCACGCTCAGGACCGCCAGCGCGACGGCCGCCAGTGGCAGCGCCCACGCCAGGCCCAGCCGCAGGGCGTCGGGCAGCGAGAGCCTGGGAATGCGCCCTTCGACGCGGCGCAGGATCAGGCCAATGCACACGAAGCCGGCGCCGGCCACCAGCAATCCCAGGCCGGGGAAGCCTGCCCCTACCGGAAACCCGGCGACCACGATCGCCCCCAGGAGCGCTCCCGCGCGCACGTCACGGGCCCAGGCGTCCAGGGCGCGCGGCGCTTCTGGCAGCCCCGCCACGGCGCCTCCCGGAGTGATGCTCTCCTCAGTTCCAAAGGGCCCCCAGCCCGTCGCTGCGGGAAAGACCAGCAGCGCCACTGCCAGGGCCAGCACATGCCCCGGCGTAGTGGCGACGCGCCAGTCGGCGTGCGCCGCCAGGGCCGGGCCGAGCGCCAGCCAGATCACTGCCCGCGCCAGCACCCCCAGTTGGGCCTCGCGGATGGCCGCCCGCGCCACGGTGGGCAGGCCGGTTGCCAGGGCCGGTATCAGGGGCAGGAGAAAGGCCAGTTCAAAACCAGCCCAGGCCCACGGCCACGCCGCCACGCCGGAGAGCGGGTGCAGCGGCCAGGGCAGCATGGCCAGGGCCAACCCGGCGCCGACGACGCTTCCTATCGCGGCCACCCCCTCCTGAGAGGCGAATCCCGCCCCCACGGGCCAGCGCGCGCGACCGCGGGCCAGCAGTCCAAACAACGCTCCCAGCCCGATGGCCGTCAGCAAGCCAGGATAGATCGCCCCCGCCACCAGCAGCGCCAGCCATTCCATGTCGCTCTTCACCGCTACAGGGCCCGCAGGAACGCCAGCCCGCGGATGGCCTCGTCAATCGTCGCCAGCAACGGTTGCGGGTACAGGCCAATTCCCAGGCACAGCACCAGCAACACCAGCGTCAGGACCGCCGTCGAGCGCGGTTCCGGCGCGAGCTGCCGGGGCGCCGGGCGGTCCAGATCGGTTTCGCCCAGCAATGCCGGCTCAACCTCTCCCTGAACTTCCGAAGGGCCAAGCAGATGCTCCGCGACGACGCGGGCCAGTCCGAGACCTGCCAGCAGCGTTGCCAGCACCAGGAGCAGCAGTTCGACCCATCCGCGCTGGGCCGCGGCCTGGTAGATCAGGATCTGGCTCATTGCCCCGTTGAGCGGCGGCAAACCGACAAGCCCCAGGCCCCCGACCAGAAACCCGGCGCCGGCCACCGGCCAGCGGCGCAGCAAGTCGCGGCGCGCCACACCCGGCGAGCGGCCATCGGGCCGTTCCAGCAACCCTAGACTGATGAACAGCAGGGTTACCGCCAGGGTCTGATTGAGCGCCCCAAAGATGGCCCCCGCCAGCCCGATGCTTGATACCGATGCCAGACCATAGAATACCATACCACAATTGTAGAGAATAAGATAGGCCAGCGTGCGGCGCAGCGCGGCTGGCCCGACGGCCAGCAGGCCCCCGGCCAGGGCGCTGACGATCGCCCCCAGCCGCATAACGCCATGGGCGCTTTCGCTATCCAGGAGCAGGGTCGGATAACTCTGGAAGACCAGGATCAGCACCAGCAGGCTGGTGGTATTGAGGAGCGTGATGATGAGCGCCGCTACCAGCGGTTCAGCGTAATCCACCAGATGGGTCAGCCAGGTATGAAACGGGATCAGCGCGAGCCGCAACGCAAAGCCCACCACCAGAAGGGCCAGAATGAAGCGCGCGAGTGAGATGCGTCCGGGCAGTTCGCCTGGTCGGTAGATGTCGGTGAGGACGAATGCGATGTACATGAGCACTGCGGCCACGCTCATCAACACAAGGTACTTTAGCGCTGCAGCGATCGCCTGCGCGCCCACCAGGTTGCTGGCCCCTGCCGGCAGATCCACAATCGCCAGTACCGCCGTCAACCCTGTTACCGCCAGCAGGAGCGTAGTGATGAACGGATCTTGCAGCAGCAACACTGTACACACCTGCGAAAGAATGAGCAGGGCGATGGGGATAAAGTTTTCACCGTGCGGCAGGTGCCAGGCCCCGATCATCGCGAAGCCGCCGATGGTCAGGAACAGCAGCATAAAGACCCGGTTGAGCGGGCTGAGCGTCAGCGTCACTCCCAGGAAGCGCGTCGGGTCGTCAACGGGGATCTGCATCGCGATCAGGAGTTGCGCCAGGACTGTGCCCAGGGCCGCGAAAATCACCAGTTCGGTCTGGCGTCGGAGCACAAAAGTGCTTGCGGCCATTGTTAACGGGAAGAAGATCAACAGCAGGTAGGTCATAGCTGCCTGAAGGGAGGTTCCGGGAGGGCGTATCCCTCCAGGAGAAACCGGATAACCTGGTGGTCGGGCCAGGCTTAACGCTCATACAATACGCTGAGTTCCAGCGTCTTCAGGCGTCCATACAGCAAACCGCTCAGATAAGCAATCGCCAGGGCCAGGAGGATATTGAAGGCGCTCAGCAACGCCAGTGGGGCGACGTTCAGACCACTGGCCTCGGGAGTGCTGATCACGGCGGTGTAGAGGAGGTCAATTGCGCTGGCGCACAGCAGCAATCCCAGCCCGATCTTTAACAGGTCGCTGGCCGTTGCAATCGTCAACAGACCGGTCAGCGTCAGCCAGTACCAGGCAAAATCAATCCCCTCGGACGGCGCGATCGGATAGATGCGCGGCAGGGCCAGGCTGGCCAGCAGCGCCAGCACCCCCGACCAGAAGGGCACCACATAGTCGCTGAGCTGGAAGGGCGTGCTGGCCCGTTGCCGCTGGGCCGCCCGCGCTGCGCGTCGCAGTTCAGCCAGGCCGAATTCGTCGAGGTTCTCCAGACCATACTCTCGCGAGAAGGTTAATGCCGTGATCGTCAGAATGAGGGTCACGGCGATCCCGCAGATCAACTTCACCAGCACCAGGGTGCTGACCTCCAGGCCCAGGAAGCGCAGATCCGGAGCGACGAAACGCTGCTGGGCCAGAAACAGCGCCAGGGCGATATTGTTGAGCAGAAGGGCCGGGAACGTTAACCGCCAGTCGCGAAACAGCAAGATCACCGCTGCGGTGGCGCCGATCCCGATAAGCAACCAGTTAATCATATGTTTACTTGCCCCCCTCAGCAGAGGTTCGTAGTGCAACCCTTCGGCTTGCAGACGCTCATCTTCTCATCATAATATTAACGGGCCATGAGCAGCATAATCGTCAGTAGCGCCGCCAGCACGCCCAGAAGGTAGTAGCGCTGTTCGAACAGCGTGAGCGGAACGCGCAGGAGGTCACTGGCTCGCTGGAGAGCCGCCCAGGCTCCTTGCAGCAACGGCATTAGCCGGGCAAGCCCCCTTAGCGGCC
Protein-coding regions in this window:
- a CDS encoding ABC transporter ATP-binding protein, translated to MSNVIEIEELHKAYGSLPVLQALNLRVAAGEVYGLLGPNGAGKTTLIHLMMGFLRPNQGRLRLLGSANLERVRPRIGYIPERQRYHTRYTAREYLRFLGQFSGLSGVTLRERVERELATVGLLAAADRSLGTYSKGMLQRLGVAQALLSDPDLLLIDEPTSGLDLAGQREVIELLASVRDRGHTIFLCTHYLQEVELLCDRVGVLAGGRIAAEARMCDLRDVANSVRIRVSELDPELQAQLESLGGNVRCDAQGVRLSPNTPALQATVLRMLLDADVTIMALEPLESPLERLYLWALHSAPPTSAEARGVLPPSLGPDALVAPPAPPPPANERPGESDTLLRELLGRSETNRETDSRR